CAGTCAGATGAGTGGGGAGATGGATCCCCCTGCTTGGTGTTTTGCCTCTTGCTTACACATCATTAGAAGTCATCAGTAAATGACAGCCAGTACGatctgtgctgccagtgctcctcCAGTTTTTAATGGGTACATTCCTATAAGTCACTGCTTTACTTCTACAGGACTCTTACTCAGTTGTTAAATGAGTGGGTCCTCCTCACACAAGGAAGTTTGTCAAAGATATGAGGAGCTTTATGAATGTCTGGGATTTGCCCTAACGAGCACTGGTCGGCAACTGTCACCTCTgtgaaaagcagttaaaaaaggaTTGGGACAGGAGGTAGCTCTCTAACTACATTTGATTGAATTTCAAGAAATAGGAAATTGTTTATTTGAGAAAACACTGTGTCTGGGCTGTGTTAGAGAAAGTTTACTTAAATGATCTCATTTTGTTCTCTTTGAGACAGATATAAGCAGAAGAAGGAACTGGAGAACAGGTTGGCCTCTATGAGAAGCTCTGTGGAGAGCGGGCAAGCAGATGAGGATCAGATACGGGAATTTTACATACTACAAATCCAGAAATGGATCAACACCAGCCTTGAGGAAATTGAGAGTATTGACCAAGAAATGGTCATCCTGAGGAGCAGAGGTACAGCCAAGCAGGTATGAGATCTCTCTTGCACTGCAGGTCCTCTGGACTGTTAGACCTGATGGTAGGCACTGTTGCAGGTAAATGAACTTCGGAGGAATTCAATAGCAGAGTTTCATAAGTTTTGTTCTATGAATTCTCGATTGAAATTTAGCTCAATCACAGCACAAGCAGATGGGGTTTGGTTTAATTCTGAATGGGCAGTGGTCTGATTTTTTGACTAGTCACTGTCCAGTGCTACCACATGTTCTAGACAGTCATGGCTTGTGAAATGCTAGAGCATTGAGTATCAGAGCTTAACCCGTCTGCGTGCAGAggcttttctctgctttgctgagTTCTGCCAGACCCTTAACTCTAAAGAACTAAGTACATTTGTAAATTAAAAGACGACCCTTGTGATTCCTTTCAAGCTATACTTCTGGTCTACAAAGTGTCCAGACGATACAGAAAGAAATGCCCATTCTGAATGCTGAAAGTACGTGGAACTCCTGTGCGGAATAGTGTTTCTGGGCTTTATGTTACTCACCTAAAGTGTCTGTCTAGAAATAAAAAATCATAATGTTCTGACACAGAGCATAGTCCGGCTTTGTTGGCACAGCTGGTTTGTGCAGTTCGTTGCGGGCATTGCAGAACTCTGCTCTTCTGTAGTGCCCTGGGTGATATCATCGGGAATGATGAGCTCTACTTGCTTCAGAATGTGCTGCGTTTGATCCCGGGGAAAAATAAGCTATATTTCATACTTTGATGTGAGCTGATCTGGTTTAGCTCTGTCAGCTTTCTGCTTTGATCAGAACGGGTGTAATAAAGGCACCAAGAGAAGTGATTTGTAGAAGCTCACAGATGGAGTTCATGATTTAAACTGGATTAAGGCCTGAATTGTCCATCTCGAGATGTTGCTCTAACAGCAGAGGCATTTCTCTTCTACAAGACCTTTAATACCTTGtttggggtgggaagcagagagAGGCGATTCTTATCTACAGAATTATCTTGTGACTATTGTTTGCATCTTCAGTCTTCAGCACCACCACACGGCACTTCTCGGCAAGTCAGGGCTCCGTTGAAACCTTTCATTCTTACCCGGGATGCTGCTCAGGCTAAGTATGTTGTTTTCTGATTATTTAGACGCAGTACGAGGCAGTGCTCTGTTCTCATGTCAAGCCTAAGATActctttcaaatgcagaaaaCCAGTCGCTACCTTCAGGCAGCGTGTCGCATCACGATGGCATGTGTTGTGCACCTGGGCCGGGAATGAGGGGAACGTCTAACGCATTTCTTGAACTTTCTCTGATTTCTTCTGTTACCAGCGTGCTGCAGTGTCTTGGCTAATGCTGTTTCCTCCTGTCAGGATGGCAGAAGAGGAGATCGTATTAAGCAAATACTACTGTGTTAGTTTATAGGCCACGTGCTTGCTGTTTGGTAAGCTGCGGAGAGGCAAGGCTTATCTGCCCCTCTATGTGATGTGACAGGATTGTTCTTCACTGTTAAAATCAGCAGTGAAAAGCACATGTGGTCTCTTAATCTAATGTGGACTCTGGAAGATTTCAGTGAATTCAAATAAGTGATCTTAGGGGCTGGGAAGAGGCGATACCTACCAGAGAATCATCAGTCACAGTAATACAGTTTTTAACTGTAAGGCTTTCCCTAGGGTATCAAGATCTTAACACGCTGTGGCACCGTGAGATTCTTGCGAGGAATATGGCAGCTAAAGCACAAAATGGGATAGAAACCAGATTTCTTGTCACGCTTTTGACATTATTTGCCCTGAGCCTTCCATATATCTATTTAGCCAAGCCGTGCCTAATTCAGTTCCCAGGGGcctcctgggcaacctgtgctagcaGAGAGTGTTCTTCTTTGGGCTGGAGAAGTGATTCAGGGTCTTTGGACTAGAACAGTCCTCACCTCTCTGAACTAGCAGGGCGAACTCTTTAAATGCCGTTACGGCTAGGGTACGGGCAAGTCTGTTGCTGAAGGCCCAGGCTGTAGAAATACATCTGTTCTCAGGCCCTCCTTGATAACGTGCCTTATATTGTTAGTACAAATTGGGTTACAGAGCAGTTCTGTGCATGGTTGTCTGTGTTTCTGCTCATTCGTAGCGACGTAAAGTGCCTTCTTTGAGTGTCTCTCTTCCTCCAGAGTGTTTGGTGCTGGATATCCCGGCCTGCCTACCATGACCGTGGATGACTGGTATGAGCAGCGCAGAAGGCAAGGAGTCGCGTCTGGTCAGAGTGCGCATCAGAGAACACCAGGTACGGGGTGGCAAAGCGAAGACTGGAACAGAGAATTTGGGAAGCCACTTGAGGAGGAGGGTGAACAGGGATGTGTTCAGGGTGTAAAACACCCGCTGACTGGGGAAGAGTAAGAGCTGACTTTATTAGGCTGTGAGAGTAACTGGATTGCTAGACTGCTCTTCGGCAATTCCAGCTTTCTGTCTAGAAAGCTCCTGGCAGGGCTTCTCTTTTGAGAACTTGACTGGGGATCTTCCAGTCTCTTACTGCCCCTCACTCCTGTTCTTGACCTTCAGCAGGTATAACTGATGAAGagttgcagaagcagcagcaggagaaaaaagaggaggaggatgatgagaAAGCTCTTCAAAAAGCTCGGAACTGGGATGACTGGAAAGATACACACCCAAGAGGCTATGGCAACCGGCAGAATGTGGGCTGATGCTCTCGCTGCAGGGGGAGCAGGGCCTGGAAATCCTGTGAGAATTGCCTGTGTCCTGGAGATATAGGAGTAAATACACTGTACATACGCGGAGGTATCCGTGGCTTCTCTGGGAGGCACCGGGGTCAGAGGAGTAAACATGACAGTTTGCTTTGGTTTACATTAAATGTCAGACTGAGTGCACTGGTCGTGTACAGTGATACCACAGAGCTCCTGTCAGGTGGGGCTCTTTCCGAGGGGTCAGACTGCCTCTGttctcccagtcagaggaagtcCTTGAAAGAAAAGTACATGAATTTGGAAACTGCTCTTTGTATTGTGGgtggatgtatttatttttttctctatattttaagcaaaataaaacctcttGTGCTGCCTACTTCTTACTGTGAAAATCCCTTGCTCTTCGTCCTAGGCTCTTCCAGAGCAAGTCTGTAAGGCTGGTTTCCAGCAACCACAAGGGCGCTGGGGATGGGAAATAGGCAATGTCAGATGGCCAGGTTTTTTTGGTCGAGGCTTCTGAACACACCAGCTTGCAGTGCAGCGTTCTCCTCGGCAGGGAGGTCTGTAGGCAGCCAGGCGTTGGGTGCCCTTTCCGCAGGCTCATCCCGCTGTTCCTCCCTCAGCGGGCAGACTGaagcgtttggggttttttgtgttaaGTGGATCAGGTATTTCGAGGGCAATGTCTTGAAGTGCTGATACTACACATAGTACAAATGCCTTAATAGAAATGTTTGTCCTTTTGCTTAGTGTAATGCGGGGTCTGCATGGCTGTAGCATACGTAATGTAATGCACAACATGTGTGTCCTCCAGACCCTCTCGTGGAGCCCTACAGGTGCCCACACCGGGACAAATGATGCCGTATTCAGAAGCGTAGTCGTGCGCTGGTTGGCAGCGTGCTTTGAAATCTACTTACAGAATAACCCTGAAGGAGTGAAAACCTTTTCTGGATTCCTCTGAAGCTAGTTTAAATAGCTGCTGGCACTAATCCTGAGCTGAGTGAGAAGAGAGGGCATGACTGGTCTGCCGTACCTGGCACTGACCCGGTGCGCAGCAGGCCTGTTACTGGGCAAGAAAGTGAGGAATTACAGCTGGAAGCTCTGGAGTTGCCCAGTGTCGGCTGGCAGCTGAGACTGCAGTTGTTCTAAACCTGTTACAAAAGttggaataaaaaaaccaaagcctcgCTGCTACTTGCGCTTCTGGCAGTATGTTACCTGGAGCAGGCAACAAGGCATTTACCATCTTCGGTTTGGCACGGTTGGGTTCATCAGCAGAGTGCTCCCTCTGGATCCCAGTGGGATTCTGAAAGAATTCGGGGTTTTTCCTTCCTATTAGCATGATTCAGGCAACCTGAGGGGCCAGCTAGGCTGCAGGAGAGCTTAGATGTTTTATTTGTAGCAATCTCAGCTCCTCTTAACTAATCTACATCTGTGAATGCTGTTGTGCCCTTTTTCCCAGGTACTGTCTCTCTACAATCTAAACCAGCAGATTATGAGTTTTTGTGGGTTCCTGGTTCCAAACCTCTGCTGtgaaacatgtttttcactttaacAACACATGCGATCCTATACGTGTATTTATCCCTTTCCTACATTTGATGTTAGCCAGCTCTTCCTAGCAAGTGCTTCTGGAGTGGTAGGTCCTGAGAAGTAGCTCTAGTGAATTGGTTCTTGTGGATTTTTactgttcctctggctcttggcCTGAAGCCCCACCTCAGTGCTGCTTTTGTGctgttcttgtttccttttcttctcatttttctccccCAATCCTCTCCAGGCGGTACTCCAGTCTCTCTGGGCTAGCAGGCAGGGCTAGCCGACCCCTGTGCCGCCCTTAGGGGTGGAAGAGGAGGGGatggtgctggacgctggggctGATGGTCAGGGCCTGTCTGGTGGGCTGCGTTCCCGTACCTTCGGGATGACGTTTTTGGGCGGCTCTGGAGGGGAGTCACAGCGGTAGAGCATGACAGCGGTTTGTGAAATACCCAAGGCGTGGACGGTACCATTCCCGGGGGACGGTGGTCCCCGCTGAGCCACTGCCGGTGCCGGTAGTGGTGCCTTTCCGAGGAGCGGCGGCTGCCCTTCTCGACAGCAGCTCCTCACCCCGTGCTGTGGCTCCTCATCCTCCCAAGGACCATCAGCTCTTCTCCTTGGTCGGCAAGCTGGGGCCGGAGCGGGTCCGCTCCCCTCCGCGGTGGACGGTTTACCTTGGATCAGGTGGTTAAAGCAGCTGGATACACAATCAATCGCCCTCCGGTATTTCCAAACTCGCCTTTTAACCTGCTGAACCAGGGTCTGGCGCGGAACTCCTTGCCACCATGAAAACAATTATTGCAGCCTGTTCCCAAAATCTTAGTGGTAAGATATTTCCAAAGCGTGTTTGAATGGTTTCTGATGCTCTGGCGATGCGAGGAGCTGGTCAGGCAATTAGCGTTTGTTGTCACTATTGTCTATTTGCTTTAGACTGCTTAGGGGAAAGGGAGGTGTTCGGAGCAATTTGGGGTTAGCAGCACCAGAGGAAAACATACAGTTGCTCAACAGGAATGAAATTTCTGAAGCTAACGCTGACAATGCGTTCGGTAACATTACTCCCGCAAGATGCTCCAGAGTGCTGGAAATTCTTCATCTTTCCTTGCTGCCCTGAGCCGCAGAGTCTGCATTTCTGGGTTTGAAGACTGTTCTGTCGCTGCGGACGGGGccggctgcagagccctggggtCTCTCCATTTTCTGTCTGCGGTCTGGATGTTCAGGGAGTGCTTGTGGGGGGAGCtagaaaaaggaactgaaaaaagcAACTGTTCGGAAGGTACAAATTTGCTAGGCAGAGCTCTGCATCTTCCCTGGAAAAAACCGGGGCTTTGGAAAGCTGACAACGGCAGGGCTGGGCGGGTGGCAGGGCTTCTGGGGATGCCTCGCTGGGCGTGCGGGGACGGGTGAGAGGGGTTGCTTAAAGCACGGCAGGCTGCtcgggggagagggagagggaaaacaaTTCTTCGATGCTGGTGATGGCTCCAGTGTTTAACTTACTTCAATTCTCCCATTCGTGGATTGAGCCAGGAAGAGTTGAACCTCTCCCAGCCACCCAAACTGGGGTTTGGTGGTTTGCCTCCCACCCGAGGGTCCTGCTGGGGACCTGAGGGTCCCCGGCCcggggagccctggggacaggTCTGCTCCTGCCCCACCCTGAGCATCTCTCTATCTGGCCGGCATACTGATTTTGGGTTGTTTTCCCAAGAAAATAAGGCTCTTGTGACACAAGAGCCGGCATAGCTCGCTGCAGTGGCCGTGCCAGGTGGTCTCGGCCACAGTGGACCTTTGGCCAGGAGCCGTGCGCTGGTGGGAGCGGCACCTCGGGCCCGTTtcggggaggagggatggggccGTGCGTGGAGTTTGGATCCTggcgcccggcccggggcggtTAATGGTTTACCAAGgttggctggagggaagggggcggtggggggagtgGAGCGGCCACGGGCTCTGGACTCTCCCTTGCGGGAGGCAAGGCTTGGCGGGGATGGCCGCGGGGACAGCCAGGCTCGGCCACCCTGGCTCAGCCCCTGGCCGCTGTCCTTGGCGCTTGCCGGGGGGCGGACGCTGCCCCACGCCTCCCTGCCACGCCGGCCTGGCCGAGAAAGCCCCGAATTATCTGTGAGCCTGAGCGTGCCAAGGAGGGCATGGGAAAGGTCCTGGTCTTCGGGGAGCTTGGCACGGTGCGGGATGAGCCGCTGCGCTCGGCTCCGCTGGTGCACCCAGGCTCACGGACGCGTTTGGACTTAGGGGTGCCCAGCCTGCCAGCTGCCCCCTGCTCGGAGCAGGGCTGGCCCCAGAGCAGCCTCGGGTTGCCCAGGGCCACCGCCTGCCACAGCCCAGAGCTCTCTGGCGATGAGCATCCCCTGCCGCACACCATCCCATCCCTCCTTGCCCAACTGCTTCTTCCTTCCCATCCTACCTCCTGCCTTGCCCCCGTACCCCAACCTCGGCAGCCACGGCTACCACCagaccgggacccccccaggtaGCTGGGGCAGTGTTTGCACAACCTGTGCTGTTTTGGGCTGGGTGCCATGttcctccccgcaggcagcc
The Calonectris borealis chromosome 13, bCalBor7.hap1.2, whole genome shotgun sequence genome window above contains:
- the IGBP1 gene encoding immunoglobulin-binding protein 1 isoform X1, which translates into the protein MAEGAGAGPRLAELLATGRRLWEEVETGAEPSSGAPAVQDKVRQGLDALQRAAAMVAQLELFSENEELEEIASADLKYLLLPALLGALTLKQVDLSRRLEHLESARAHFWRFLNLCRSYGLGSFHLPPASPPGEGDAGSPSPGGPAAAQHSLVAMASSRQAKIERYKQKKELENRLASMRSSVESGQADEDQIREFYILQIQKWINTSLEEIESIDQEMVILRSRGTAKQSSAPPHGTSRQVRAPLKPFILTRDAAQAKVFGAGYPGLPTMTVDDWYEQRRRQGVASGQSAHQRTPAGITDEELQKQQQEKKEEEDDEKALQKARNWDDWKDTHPRGYGNRQNVG
- the IGBP1 gene encoding immunoglobulin-binding protein 1 isoform X2; this translates as MAEGAGAGPRLAELLATGRRLWEEVETGAEPSSGAPAVQDKVRQGLDALQRAAAMVAQLELFSENEELEEIASADLKYLLLPALLGALTLKQVDLSRRLEHLESARAHFWRFLNLCRSYGLGSFHLPPASPPGEGDAGSPSPGGPAAAQHSLVAMASSRQAKIERYKQKKELENRLASMRSSVESGQADEDQIREFYILQIQKWINTSLEEIESIDQEMVILRSRGTAKQSSAPPHGTSRQVRAPLKPFILTRDAAQAKVFGAGYPGLPTMTVDDWYEQRRRQGVASGQSAHQRTPGITDEELQKQQQEKKEEEDDEKALQKARNWDDWKDTHPRGYGNRQNVG